GAAAAAAATCGCCAAGCCCTATGTGCGGCCACCGAATTATTGAGGCTGTATAGGCGGCCTGCCGTTGCCAACCGCCAAAGACTCAAAGCAACGTTTTAATTTTATGTTTCATTAAAATGTCCAACAATCGTCCAAATCCCGATGATGATAAATCCAGCACCGGCAATCAGCTTGATCGGCACGGTCGTCATCAGTCGCTCCGCATAGGTTCCCGCCAGTACGGCGAGTCCCGTTGAGCAGATCAACGCTAAAGACGCGGCAGCGAACACAGCCCAGGGTCCAAGTTTTTTATCGGCTGCAAAGAGCACAGTTGCAAGCTGGGTTTTATCGCCGAGTTCAGCAAGAAAAACCGTGAAGAATACCGCAATCATATCCATGATGTGATGACCCGCCTTTTATTCTCATTTCAACTTGGTAATCCAGAGCGACCTTTAAATGGCACGCGCTTTGTAATAAGTCAGCCAGTGAAATGATCAAACGGTAAATGACGGACGAGCTCATGCACACCACAGACCTCAGCAAATGGCAGCACGATCACACCTTCGGCCAGGATGAAGTCAAAGCCGGGGAACGGGCGACAATTCTCGTCATTCTCATAACCAGCATCATGATGGTTGCCGAAATCGTGACCGGAACCCTGTTCGGTTCAATGGCATTGCTGGCGGATGGCCTGCATATGGCCTCTCATACGGTGGCTCTGGGCATTTCCGTATTCGCTTATATCTATGCCCGGAAATTTTCGTCAGACCGGCGCTACAGTTTCGGCACCGGTAAAGTGAATGCCTTGGCCGGGTTTAGCAGTGCGATTTTGTTATTAGGATTTGCCTTAACCATGGCCGTGGAAAGCATCGACCGTTTTCTGAATCCGGTTGAGATTGCCTTTAACCAAGCCTTGTTTGTGGCAGGCATCGGCTTGGTTGTAAATGTGGCCAGCGCCTGGATTCTTGCTTCTTCCGGCACTCATTCTCACGATCATGGTCACGCGCATGATCACGAACACGCGCCAGAGAATGACCTCGCACACGAGCACACCCATCACGCTGGGGAAGAAGATCACAATCTCAAGTCAGCGTATTTTCATGTCGTGGCTGATGCCCTTACCTCTATTTTGGCAATTGTCGCCCTCATGGCCGGCAAATGGTACGGCTTGAATTGGATGGACCCCGCAATGGGAATCGTCGGCGCACTGCTTGTTTCTCAGTGGTCCATCGGATTGATACGGAACTCAAGCCGCACACTGTTGGACTGGCAGGCTTCAGACTCAACACTTGCCCACTTACATGACGCCATAGAAAACGACAGCGATGACAAGGTCGCCGACGTTCACATGTGGAGCATTGCTCCCGGCAAATATGCGGCCGAGATCGTTGTTGTCAGCCATGAAACCCATGAGCCCGATTACTATCGCGCGCGTATTCCAAAAAGCCTGAACATCGCGCACGCGATCATCGAAATCCGGAAATGCCACGCCTCATAACGTTGATCTAGGTTATGAGGCGCAACATAACCACGCAAAAAGTAGTTTGGTTTCTGCGGTCAAACTACTTAGTCCTTGCAGAGTGCTCTAAACCACTTCCGGTAAGGCGCGATTGATGGATAGCGGCTCAGTTAACCGCGCATCGGTCTGACATATTGGCCGTGAGTTCTGGCAAGTCGTGCTGTAGGGCTTGCCCGACTGTACCTTCAAACCCGGGTTCGAGAACCATGTTGAAGTAAAATTCGGTACTCTCAGGCTCATATCCGAGCCTTTCAAATATCTCTGCCGACTCTAATACGATTGTCGTTGCGGGTAGAATGGGGGTTTCTGTAGTCACCTGGCCAAGAAATGTCCCATCCCTAAACGAATATGCCGACAACGTAGGTGATGCCTCCCGATCCCCACCATTGTGTACGAGAACTAAGGGCTGGTACCCAGCAATGAATCGGGTTGTGGGAACATTCATCAAAACCCTCTGATCGGAAGTCACGCCTGCAACACAGTTTGTTGCATCCATCCAAATTCCACTGATCTCATTCCGAATTATATGCGAGACAAAACCTGCAAATCTAGAATTCACTATTGTTGTGTACGTTGATTCTCCAGGTGTCATTATTCCCATTACGTTTTCTAAATCCGGAACACCAAATTCGAATGAGGCTTTGCCTCTGACATTGGTGGTGTAGCGGCCTAATTCTTCACCTGTTAAATCATCTACAAATGTGAACGTCACTTCTGCAGATTCATCCTCGGCGTTGAACACACGCAGGAGAGATATATTCCCTAGTCCATTGTTTGATGTTTGCACACCTAATAGCCGCGTGCCTGAAGGTGCAACATAATCATCAACCAGGTTCAATACTTCTCCTAATTTTAGATTAGGAGTTTCCCATGACCAGGCAGCATTGGTGACTGGTTCTGATGAATACCGCAGTGCATATTCAATTTGCTCAACGGTTGCGTTCGGTCTGGCCTCACGGATGAGTGCGATGGCGCCAGCCACAAATGGTGCCGCCATGGATGTGCCGGAAGAAAATGAATAAGTAGATGGTGGAAAGGTAGCTGAGAAAACTATGTCACCCGGCGCTAAGAAATCTACAATTTCAGCGTGATTAGCGAAGCTTGATGGCACACCAAAAGAAATCGAGGACACGGCGATTGCCGCTTCCACGCAAGCTGGTTGAGAAACGGCTCCTATTTCTCCTCCATTTCCAGCAGCAATGGTTGTAAGGACACCTAAATCCTTAAGGTCTTCGATAGGCCCGACAAGCAA
The sequence above is drawn from the Rhodospirillaceae bacterium genome and encodes:
- a CDS encoding TMEM165/GDT1 family protein; the protein is MDMIAVFFTVFLAELGDKTQLATVLFAADKKLGPWAVFAAASLALICSTGLAVLAGTYAERLMTTVPIKLIAGAGFIIIGIWTIVGHFNET
- a CDS encoding S8 family serine peptidase encodes the protein MAISGLLNANYSKFLQRLTLGVTALFLVQATQQSLAQDFRLVRVGGIDQKEKEPEWASRLRDTLTSYANSLEETQSSGADSNLINKVGVLIFYRTPESSITKREGKSSTELSSTERLSTKASSLSSAGIEVVRALNSSNALRARVGPDDINQLISDKEIRDVHVERFDKIQQDREGKSLFIDTGVVEADTLWDTGYTGTGQVIAVLDDGIFASHEAFSGGKIVEEACFSTSVSSIGVQSLCPQGLSGFVGSGAASVCNGETSTSVCWHGTHVAGIAAGNDPVGGVLELDGVAYNASIIPVQVFVRITNSIICGDETPPCYRSSSLDQFEALEWLKTATSQHNIVSVNMSLGGGSYSNYCYDDLLVGPIEDLKDLGVLTTIAAGNGGEIGAVSQPACVEAAIAVSSISFGVPSSFANHAEIVDFLAPGDIVFSATFPPSTYSFSSGTSMAAPFVAGAIALIREARPNATVEQIEYALRYSSEPVTNAAWSWETPNLKLGEVLNLVDDYVAPSGTRLLGVQTSNNGLGNISLLRVFNAEDESAEVTFTFVDDLTGEELGRYTTNVRGKASFEFGVPDLENVMGIMTPGESTYTTIVNSRFAGFVSHIIRNEISGIWMDATNCVAGVTSDQRVLMNVPTTRFIAGYQPLVLVHNGGDREASPTLSAYSFRDGTFLGQVTTETPILPATTIVLESAEIFERLGYEPESTEFYFNMVLEPGFEGTVGQALQHDLPELTANMSDRCAVN
- the dmeF gene encoding CDF family Co(II)/Ni(II) efflux transporter DmeF, with protein sequence MTDELMHTTDLSKWQHDHTFGQDEVKAGERATILVILITSIMMVAEIVTGTLFGSMALLADGLHMASHTVALGISVFAYIYARKFSSDRRYSFGTGKVNALAGFSSAILLLGFALTMAVESIDRFLNPVEIAFNQALFVAGIGLVVNVASAWILASSGTHSHDHGHAHDHEHAPENDLAHEHTHHAGEEDHNLKSAYFHVVADALTSILAIVALMAGKWYGLNWMDPAMGIVGALLVSQWSIGLIRNSSRTLLDWQASDSTLAHLHDAIENDSDDKVADVHMWSIAPGKYAAEIVVVSHETHEPDYYRARIPKSLNIAHAIIEIRKCHAS